A single genomic interval of Stieleria maiorica harbors:
- a CDS encoding DUF3311 domain-containing protein has product MKYLVWGLVVLLVILHHDLWNWDNDRLVLGFLPVTLAYHAGISVAASIVWFMATKFAWPNDLEEMTESATTAEEAEALS; this is encoded by the coding sequence ATGAAATACCTTGTTTGGGGACTTGTTGTCCTGCTGGTCATCTTACATCACGACTTATGGAACTGGGACAACGACCGGTTGGTGCTGGGGTTCCTGCCCGTCACCTTGGCGTACCACGCCGGCATCTCGGTTGCAGCAAGCATCGTCTGGTTCATGGCAACCAAGTTCGCTTGGCCGAATGACCTGGAAGAGATGACTGAATCGGCAACCACCGCCGAGGAAGCGGAGGCGTTGTCATGA